GTATGTGGCGCGCGTGGCCATGGGCGCCGACGACCAGCAAACGCTGAAGGCGTTTATCGAGGCCGAGGCCTACGATGGCCCATCGCTGATCATCGCCTACAGCCACTGTATCGCGCACGGTATCGACATGCGCAAGGGCCTCGAGCAGCAGAAGCTGGGTGTGCAGAGCGGCCACTGGATGTTGTATCGCTACAACCCCGAGCTGGCCCAGCATGGCAAGAACCCGCTGGTGATCGAATCGAAGGCGCCTAGCATACCCCTTGAGCAATATGTATATAACGAGACGCGCTACCGCATGCTGCTGCAGAGCGATGAGCACCGCGCCGAAGAGTTGCTGACCGAGGCCAAGAAGGGTGTCAAGGCCCGCTGGGAGCACTACCAGGATCTGGCGGCCGAGCCGCACCACAATGGTAACGATAAGTAGCACCGGCCGTGGCAGGTTGGCAGGTTGAGCGCTTGGTACCCTGCCACCGGCTAGCCTGTTAGCCTGGCAGCCTGCCACCGGGCACACTCGAAGAGGAGCATGGTTATGTCCGACTATCTTCCCGATGCTATCGACCTGACCACCAGTTATATGGGTCTGTCGCTTAAGAACCCGCTGGTCGCCTCGGCCTCGCCGCTCTCGAAGAAGATCGACCTGGCGCGGCGGCTGGAGGATGCCGGCATAGCGGCGATTGTGATGTACTCGCTGTTCGAAGAGCAGATCACGCACGAGAGCCGCGAGCTCGATCACTACCTGACGCACGGCACCGAGCACTATGGCGAGGCGCTCAGCTATTTCCCCGACCTGGGGCACTACAATATTGGGCCCGAGCCATACCTCGATCTGCTGCACCGCCTCAAGCAGGCCGTCAGCATCCCGGTGATCGGCAGCCTGAACGGCGTCTCGACCGGCGGTTGGGTCGACTATGCGCTGCGCATGCAAGAGGCCGGCGCCGACGCGATCGAGCTGAACATCTACTACCTGCCAACCGACCCGGATATCACGAGCGCCGAGCTCGAAGAGAGCTATGTCGAGCTGGTGCGCACCGTGCGCGAGCGTGTGCATGTGCCGATCGCGCTCAAGCTTAGCCCGTTCTTCACCGCGCTGCCGAATATGGCCCGCCGCTTCGCCGATGCCGGCGCCGACGCGCTGGTGCTATTCAATCGCTTCTACCAGCCCGACTTCGACCTCGATCGGCTTGAGGTGGTGCCGAACCTGACGCTCAGCTCCTCGAATGATCTGCGCCTGCCGCTCAGCTGGATCGCTATGCTGTATGGCCGCGTGCCGGTCGATTTCGCGCTGACCGGTGGCGTGCATGATGCGATCGATGTGCTCAAGGCCATGATGGCCGGCGCAAATGTGGCCATGATGACCTCGGAGCTGCTGTCGCACGGCATCTACCGCGTGCGCGACATCCTGAACGATCTGCGTGCCTGGATGATCGAGCACGAGTATGAGTCGATCGAGCAAATGCGCGGCAGCATGAGCCAGCGCGCCGTTGCCGAGCCGGCCGCGTTCGAGCGTGCGAACTATATGAAGGTGCTCAACTCGTTCAATACACGCGTGACATAGCGGTTCCGAAACAAATCGCAGCCCCCGCTCCCACGCTGAGCGCGGGGGCTGGCGTATCGCTTTTGCCCGGTATGCCGGGCTGCACATGGGTACCCCTCCCTCGTACCCCCTCCCTTGCCAGGGTTCGGGGGCGGCAAAGCCGCCCCCGAAATTCTCTTTTGGTGTGCGATGCCTGGCTTTGCCAGGCATCGCACACCAACACGAACGTAATCAAACGGAGTTGGTATCATAGGATACCCCTCGCTCCCAATGTTGGGAGCGAGGGGCAGCGGGGTGCGGGCCGATCGCGCCCTGATGCGGCAGCAATAAAAACCTACCCCGCAAGCGGGTAGGTGCGTGAAGACAAACGCTTGACTCTAGGGTTCGTACGGCAGCACCACGCGGAATACGCTGCCCTGGCCTTCGACGCTCTCGACCTCGATCTGGCCGCTGTGTTGTGTCACAATATGCGCACTGATCGACAGGCCCAGGCCGGTGCCGTTGGGCTTGTTGGTGTAGAACGGCTCGAACAGGTGTACCCGGATATCGTCGGGGATGCCCACGCCGGTGTCCTGGATCTCGATCAATGCCACGTTCTGGCCGGCCACCGTGCGCACCGTGAGCGTGCCGCCGTTGGGCATGGCCTCGATCGCGTTGAGCACCAGGTTGAGAAACACCTGGCGTAGCTGGTCGGCGTTGCAGCGCACATTTGGCAGCGTGTGGTCGGGCGTGAAGATCATCTCGATCGACGACTCGCGCATGTTCAGCCCGGCCAGCGCCAGCGTATCCTCGAGCAGCTGGTTGATGTCGGCCGGTGCCAGGTCGCCGCGCGCCGGGCGATAGAAATCGCGCATGCGCTGGATGATCCCGGCGATGCGCGTCAGCTGCTCGCGCGCGATCGTCAGAAAATCCGAGCCGGCGCGCTGGTCGGCCAGCTCGTTTTCGAGCAAGTACAGGCAGTTGCGCGCGGCATACAGCGGGTTGTTGATCTCGTGGGCGATCGAGGCGGCCAGCTGGCCGACTGCGGCCAGGCGCGCGGCCTGCAAAATCGCCGCCTCGGCCGAGCTCAGCCGCTCGGTCAGCGCGCGCTGCTGCTCTTCCAGGCTGGCCAGCTGGTTCGAGAGTGTGGCGGCGCGCCGGGCGCTCCGCTCTTCGAGGATAGCGGCGGCAGCCAGGTTGGCCAGCCCTTCGAGGGTGGCGCGGGCCTCGGCCGCGAACTTTCCGGCGCCGGTTTTGCGCAGCAGCAGCAGCACGCCCACCGCCTGGTCGTGCGCCACCAGCGGGATGGCCAGCGCGCCGGTGGGCAGCGTGCGTAGGTCGAGCGCGCGCAAGAGCTGAAGCCGCTGCTCGTCGCTCATCTCGGGCGTCAGCGCCACGAACTCGTCGGCGGTGTTGGCTACATGAGCCTGGCGGGTGGTGAATGCTACGCCCAGCGCGCCAAGCGTGGCCGGCACATTCGTGGCCGGCAGCTGGCTGAAGCCCGAGCTGGCCCGCGGTGCCAGGCGGTTGCTCGATGACTCGTACAAATAGATCGCACCGCAGCTGGCCTCGGGCACCAGCGCCATGGCGTTGCTCATCGCACGCTGCAGCAGCGTGTCGAGCCCGCGTGTCGGTAGCAGCTCTTTGCTCAGCTCGAGCAGTGCGTTGAGGTGGGCGGTGCGGCGCTCGACGCGGCGCTCGAGCTGTTCAGCCGAGCGGGTGCGCTCGACCACGCGCCCAAGCTGGGTGCCGACATGGGTCATCACGTCGAGCAGCGCCGCGTCGGGCTCGGCCGCCTCTAGCGAGAAGAACTCGAGCACGGCGGCCACTTCGTCGCCAACCAGCACCGGGAAGGCGAAGCTGGCGTGAATGCCATTCTTGGTGGCCACCTCTGCGCGCAGAAAGGCCGGGTCGGCACCGGCATCGCCGCTCCAGACCGGCTTCTTCGACTCAAGCACGCGCCCGATCAACCCGACGCCCAGCGCGAACTCGAGCGCCTCGGATTGCTTGCGAAACGCCATGAAGCGATTTGGGTTCTCGAGATGCCAGATCCTGGTCGGCGTCAGCATGGTGCCTTGCGGGTCGGGTAGGTAGACATGCCCGATCGGCCAGCCGGTGTGTGTGCAGATCTGGTTGAGCGCCTGCTGAAGCGCCTCTTCGACCCCCGAAGCCTGGTTAGCGGTGACGGCAACCTCTTGCAACAGCTGCACGAACGCCGTTTGGCGCTGTAGCGCGGCCTCGGCGCCCTTGCGCTCGCTAATATCACGGATGACACTGGTCACCAGCAGGCCCTGTTCGGTTTCGAGTGGGCTGAGGCTAACCTCGGTGGGGAACTCGGTGCCGCTCTTGTGCCGGGCGATCAGCGTGTGGCCCAGGCCCATCGGGCGGGTGCGTGGATCGATGCTGTAGTTGTGGCGGTAGCGCGCATGCCGCTCGTGCAGCTGATCGGGCAGCAAGATCTCAACCGACTGGCCGAGCAACTCGTCGCGCTGGTAGCCAAATAAGATTTCGGCCTGGTGATTGACAATCACGATCCGGCCGTTGCCGTCGGCAATCACAATCGCGTCCGGCGCCGACTCTAGCAGGGTCTGGAATTGTGCTTCGGCATGGTTCTGTGGGTTCGACACAACGTCACTCACATAGAGCAGGTGGCTTGGGCGAAGATCGCGTTGGTCGAACATGGATGTCTCAGTCTAATGTCAGGCCGCGAGCCGCACCAAGCTGGGGATAGTTGGCCAAAGATATCCTAGCCGAGAAGCTATAACCCTTTGGTGAAGAGACCATAACAATCGGTGAAGAAGTGTTTCTTGCATGCCTGCAGCGCGCGAAAAGCACACGGCATACGAGCAAACGATATGGGGGTTGGCGGCCTGGCCGCCAACCCCCATATCGATCCGAGGAATGAGACAGCGCCTCACCTGAAGGTGTGCCGGCCCTGCTATAGTGACGGCTTGACTTGCGGGCTACTGGGCGGAGTATCAGTGTGCCTCCAGGCCCACGGTGTGCCTACCAGCGGCAGCAGGAAGCGGTCGGCGCCATACCAGCCGGCGACCTTCCAGGCCAGGATGAGCACGATTGCCAGGGTGAACAGCACCGCGTTAGTGCTGGCCGCGCCGGCCATAATGAAGTTCCAGTTCATCAATGCGCCAAAGAAGGCCGCGATGCCTACGAATGCGCCGGCGATCAGCGCGACGCCAATCAGCACCTCGCCGAACGCCACCAGCGGTGCGAACCAGGTATACCAGCCGCTGTCGAGCATGTACTGGATGAAGCCGCGGTACCAGTCGAATGCGATCGCTGGCCGGCCGCCCTCGGGAATCTTGACCGCATTGGCCCAGAACCCCTTGAGTGCCGCGCCGCCATCGATCCAGCCCTGGCCGGTGACCTTGTGGTAGCCGGCGTTGATCCACTGGTAGCCCAGGTAGATTCGAACGATCGCCCACAACCACGCAAACTTGGTGGTGCTGAACAACACATGTGCGATCGGCGGATCGGGGATGGTTACCTCTCCTTTGGCACTGACGAGATTAGCCTTCATGGGATTGCCTCCAATTACTTGCCCCAGCAGCTTGGCCGGGAGTTGTTCAGATGCTCGACGATGAGCAGCTTTCCTTGTGAAGAATTCTACCAGTTAGATTGGTCTAGTTTTGGTAAAAAGCCACTACCACAGGTTGCTTTGGCGTAACTATTGGCATGCTCTGGTGCGGTGGCCTGCGCGTTAGGCGAGTACATGCCGTGCTACAAGCAACACGCCTCAGCCCGCATCGGGCCGGCATAGTTACGAAAAAGCAACGCCGAGAGATCAAGCTGTTTCGCACAAACTGCGAAAAATCGACTATAGATTCAGAATGGCAACTTGCCAACATACTCAGAGGATCGTGACCATGGCGTTACACCTCATCCTCCCACAATTCGAAGCCGGCTCAATAGTGCCACCATCGCACTGCCCGCGGCGCGATTGCCGCGGCAAGATGCTGCGGCTGCATCAGCAGGTGGTCAAGCCAGTGCGCGATAGCCCGGATCGCTCGGTAGTGGCCTATCGCTACCAGTGCCTCACCTGCGGGCGTACCTTCCGCGTCTATCCGCACGGTGTGTCGAACGCACATACCTCGCGGCGCGTACAGCATCTGGCGGTGCTGCTGTACTTCTTGGGGCTCAGCTATGGTGCTGTGGCCGAAGTAATGGACGCGCTGAAAGTCTACCTGTCGAAGAGCAGAGTGTACGAGGCGGTGCGCTCTGCAAGCTTCAACGCACCGGTGGCACGCCTGCCCATCCTGCGCAATGTGAACGTCCCGCACCGCAGCAATCGCCGAGTCGTGCTCGAATGCTACAACCACAAGGTTCTGCTCGAGCTCACCCACGACCCGACCGATCGGCTGATTCTGACCCTGCACACCGCCAGTGCCGAAGATGCCCGGCGCTGTAGCGAGCTGATCCAACCGCTCGCCGAGGCGCTGGGGATCGAGATGCAGGTTGGCAACGAGCTGGTACGCGCGGTTGGTGTGGCCTAGCTGCGCAGCACCTATTTCATGACGCGTTGCGCTAAATCAGTGCTTGCAAGTGCCTTTGTTTATGGTACACTGCGTCATGAAGTTGCGACCGGCGAAGGGGAGATGCTATGACCTCGACCAGCGACACCTTTGATTATGTGGTGATTGGCTCTGGCTTTGGCGGTAGCGTTTCGGCGATGCGCCTGACCGAGAAGGGCTACCGGGTGCTGGTGCTCGAGCGCGGCAAGCGCTTCCGCGACGAAGATTTTGCCACAACGACCTGGAATATTCGCAAGTACCTATGGATGCCGGCGGCGCGCTGCTTCGGCATCCTGCAGATCAGCCCGTTTCGCGATGTGTTCGTACTGCATGGTGCGGGCGTAGGCGGCGGCAGCCTGGGCTACGCGAATGTGCTGATGGAGCCGAGCGATGAGCTGTTCGCAGCGCCGGCCTGGCATAAACTGGCCGACTGGAAGAGCGTTTTGCAGCCGCACTACGATACCGCCAAGCGCATGCTCGGCGTGGCGCCCAACCCGCGCCTCTGGCCGGCCGACCATACGCTGCGGCTGATTGCCGGCGAGATGGGCCAGGCCGCCACCTTCCGGCCGACGACGGTCGGCACATTCTTTGGCGCGCCCGGCGTCGAGGTGGCCGATCCATACTTCGGCGGCGAGGGGCCGGCACGCACTGGCTGCATCCACTGCGGCGGCTGTATGGTCGGCTGCCGCCACAACGCCAAAAATACTATGGTCAAGAACTACCTGTTCCTGGCCGAGAAGTGGGGCGCCCAGGTGCGCGCCGAGTGCAATGTGCGCGACATCCAGCCGCTGCCGCATGCCCAGGCCGACGGCGCACGCTACCAGGTTATCTACAATCGCTCGACGGCCTGGCGTAAGGGCAAGCCGACTGTGGTGCGCGCGCGCAATGTGGTGGTGTCGGCCGGTACGCTCGGTACGCTGCGGCTGCTGTTCCGCTGCCGCGATATCACCCGCTCGCTGCCTGGGATCTCGCGGCGGCTGGGCGATATTGTGCGTACCAATAGCGAGGCGCTGCTTGGCGTCGTCAACCGCAGCTTGAAGACCGACTACTCGCAGGGGATCGCGATCACCTCGATCTTCAACGCCGACGCGGTGACGACGATCGAGCCGGTGCGTTACCCGGCCGGCTCGGATCTGATGCGCTTCCTGGCCGGCCCGCTACTCGATAGCGGCACGCTCGGCCGGCGCCTGCTCACTTCGTTCGTCGACATCTTCAAGCGCCCGGCCGATTTCCTGCGCACGCACGTGCTGCCGGGTTGGGCCAAGCGCACGACGATCATGCTGGTGATGCAGACCGAGGACAACCGGATCAAGCTGCGGCTGGGCCGGGCGCTCAGCACGCTCTGGCGGCGCGGCTTGGTGTCGCAGCCCGACGACGAGCACAGCATTCCTACCACCATCCCGATCGGCCATGTCGTGACCAAACGTTTCGCCGAGAAGACCAACGGCATCGCGTCGGGCACGATCAACGAGGCGCTGCTGAACATCCCCATGACGGCGCATATCCTGGGTGGCTGCCCGTTCGGCCTCGACGCGCGTGATGGTGTGGTCGATCTGAGCTGCCAGGTGCATAACTACCCCGGCCTGTACGTGGTCGATGGCTCGATCGTGCCGGCTAACCCCGGCGTCAACCCGAGCCTGACGATCACTGCGCTGGCCGAGTATGCCATGAGCCGCGTACCACACGCCGCCGAGCGCACCGGCGCCCCCAGCGCGCGCCCAACCCAGCCGGGCATGGCGCTGGCCGGCGCGGCCGAGCAGGCCGTGTGATCGGCTTAGCCCACGCTACGCTAGGTGCTCTACCCCTCGCTGCCAGGCTGGAAGCGGGGGGTAGCTGCTTGTTGGCGCATGGCGATGCCACCCCGGCACCTGAAACCTGCCGGGGCAGCGTATCGGCGCGTGGTTGCCGAACGGCAACCCATGAGATCAGAACCTTCTCATTCGGCCGTGCAGCCGCAGCTATACTGGGGTGTGTAGATCTGGGCGCCATAGGGCCGTACCAAGGCGCGTAGGAGGCCCGCCAATGACGAGCGTCGACGCTACCACTGCGGCAAAGGTCGCCGCAGCCGCTGGGTCGCAGCACCCGAGCGGCGATAACCGTTTCAAGCTGCTGGAAGCGACCATGAAGCGCCAGCAATATCAGCCCGATGCGCTGATCGAGGTGCTGCATAAGGCCCAGGAGCTGTTCGGCTACCTCTCGAACGACTTGCTGCTGTATGTTGCGCATAGCCTCAAGCTGCCGCCCAGCCGCGTGTATGGCGTGGCAACGTTCTATCACTTCTTCTCGCTTGCGCCGCAAGGCGAGCACACCTGCGTGGTATGCCTGGGTACTGCCTGTTATGTCAAAGGCTCGGCCAGCCTGCTCGCCGCCGTCGAGCACGAGGTTGGCGTCAAGGCCGGCGCCACCACGCCCGATAACCAGCTCTCGATTGCGACTGCGCGCTGCCTGGGCGCATGCGGCATTGCCCCGGCTACTGTATTCGACGGCACTGTGACCGGCCACCAGACGATCGAGGCGCTGGTGGCACGGGTGCGGGCGGCGTTGGAGGCTTAGCCGGTTGGCAGGTTTATTCGGTTGCAAGGTGGCCGGTAACTCTGCGAACCTGCAACGAGGTGGGGGGGATTATGGATCTGGCCGAGCTACGCGATATTGCCGAGAAGCAGCGCCTGGCACGCAAGCGCATCCGCATTCACTGCTGCACCTCTTCGGGCTGCCAGGCCTCGCGCTCACTCGAGATCAAGCAGCGCCTGACCGATGCGGTGGTGGCCGAGGGCCTGGCCGACGAGGCACAGGTGGTTAGCGTCGGCTGCATGGGCTTCTGCGGCCAGGGGCCGATGGTCGAGGTCGACCCCGACGGCACGCTCTACGAGAAAGTCACGCCCGACCATGCGCCGGCGATCGTCGCCGCGCTCAAGGGTGGCGACGCGCCGGATGTGCCGCGCGGCGACCCGCAGCATCCCTTCTTTGCACGCCAGGTGCATATTGTTCGGAAGAATGGCGGCAAGATCGACCCCGAGCGGATCGAAGAGTACATCGCCGCAGGTGGGTATGCCACCCTGCATCACGTGCTGCACGAGATGACGCCGGCCGAGGTGATTGACGAGATCATCCAGAGCGGCCTGCGCGGCCGCGGCGGCGCGGGCTACTCGACTGGCCTCAAATGGGCGACTGTGGCGAAATCGCCCGGCACGCGTAAGTTCATCGTCTGCAATGGCGACGAGGGCGACCCCGGTGCGTTTATGGATCGCAGCATCCTCGAGAGCGACCCGCACCTGGTGCTCGAGGGCATGGCGATTGCCGCCTATGCCGTTGGCGCCGAGCAGGGCTACCTGTATGTGCGCGGTGAGTATCCGCTGGCGATCAACCGCCTGCAGAAGGCCATCCAGCAGGGTAAGAAGCACGGCGTGCTGGGCAGCCAGATCTTCGAAACCAATGTCAACATTCGCGTCGATATTCGCATTGGCGCGGGCGCGTTTGTGTGTGGTGAAGAGACAGCGCTGATGGCCTCGATTGAGGGCCGCCGCGGTATGCCGCGCGCCCGCCCGCCCTACCCGGCCGAGAGCGGGCTGTGGGGCTGCCCGACGCTGATTAATAATGTCGAGACATTCGCCAACATCGTGCCGATCGTGGCTAACGGCGCCGAGTGGTACGCGTCGTTCGGCACTGCCAAGAGCAAAGGCACCAAAGTGTTCGCGCTCACCGGCCAGATCCGTAACACCGGCCTGATCGAGGTGCCGATGGGCATCACGCTGCGCGAGATTGTTGAAGATCTGGGCGGCGGCGCACCGGGCGGGCAAGTCAAGGCCGTGCAGACCGGCGGGCCATCGGGCGGGTGCATCCCGGCCAGCCTGTTCGACACGCCGGTCGACTACGACTCACTGGCACAGGTCGGGTCGATCATGGGCTCGGGTGGCATGGTCGTGATGGACGAGAGCACCAACATGGTCGACGTGGCCAGCTACTACATGGAATTCTGTAAGGACGAGTCGTGCGGCAAGTGCATCCCTTGCCGGGTCGGCACCGAGCAGATGCACCGGCTGCTTGGCAAGATCCGCGCCGGCCAGGCGACCCAGGCCGACCTCGATCGCCTGACGCAGCTGTGCCGTATGGTCAGGGAGACCAGCCTGTGCGGCCTGGGCCAATCGGCACCCAACCCGGTGCTGAGCACGCTGCGCTACTTCCCCGAAGAATATGCGGCATTTATCGATACGAAGCCGGCCGGTGACGCTCAGCCCGTACACCATGGTCATACCGAAGCACCAGAGGCACGCAGTGCATCACGGGAGGCAGACAGCAGCCAGTAGCGGGGGATGGCGGCGGGGAGCTATCCCGGCTGCCGGCTACCCACTACTTCCTGCCTACTGAAAAGCTATGGCCGTTAAAACACTCTCTATCGACAGCAAACTCGTGAGCGCGCGCGAAGACCAAACTGTTCTGCAGGCGGCGCGCGAGGCCGGCGTGCATATTCCGACGCTGTGCCACCTCGACGGAATCTCCGAGGCCGGCGCATGCCGGCTCTGCCTGGTCGAGATCGGCGGCAGCCCCAAGCTTCAGCCGGCCTGCGTCACGCGCGTGGCCGAGGGCATGGACGTGCGCACCAACACCGAGCGGCTGCGCGATTACCGGCGCATGATCGTGGAATTGCTATTCGCCGAGCGCAACCATGTGTGTTCGGTGTGCGTGGCTAACGGGCACTGCGAGCTGCAAGACCTGGCGATCGAGGTGGGCATGGATCACGTGCGCTTCGAGTATGTGTTTCCGCAATGCGATGTCGATATCACACACCCGCGCTTTGGCATCGACCAGAGCCGCTGCGTGCTGTGTACGCGCTGCGTGCGCGTGTGCGACGAGGTTGAGGGTGTCCATACCTGGGACATCGCCGGGCGCGGCGCTGGCGCGCGCGTGATCACCGATCTGAACCAGCCCTGGGGTAGCGCGCAAAGCTGTACGTCGTGCGGCAAGTGCGCCCTGGCCTGCCCAACCGGGGCGATCTTCCGGCGCGGCTCGACGGTGGCCGAGATGGAGCGCGACTCATCGCGGATCGCGTATATTGTGTCCGCACGCGGTGAACGCTGGTAATGGTGCGCGCACTGCAGCCGGCTTGGTTGGCCTGCGGTAGGGCGCTTGACATGCTTTCGGCCTTCTGCACGCGCAGCGCGCAAAAAGCCTAAAACGCCGGCTGTGTACACCTTTGCGAGGAGCCTTCCCATGAGTAAATTGCGCCTTGCGACCGTTTGGCTGGGTGGCTGCTCGGGATGCCATATGTCGCTGCTCGACATCGACGAGTGGCTGATTGAGCTGGCCGGCCAGGTCGATCTGGTGTATAGCCCGCTGGTTGATGCCAAAGAGTACCCGACCGGCGTCGACCTTGTGCTGGTCGAGGGCGCGGTGGCCAACCAGGATCACCTGCGCATGATTCGCGAGGTGCGCGAGCGCTCGAAGCTGCTGATCAGCTTTGGCGACTGCGCGGTGACGGGCAATGTGACGGCGCTCCGCAACGTGCTGGGTACGGCTGCACCGATCTTGCAGATGGTGTATGCCGAGCGCGCCGACATACAGCCGCAGCTGCCGTACGAGCCGGGCATCGTGCCGGTGCTGCTCGACCGGGTTGAGCCGGTGCATGCGATTGTGCCGGTCGACCTGTACCTGCCGGGCTGCCCGCCGCCGGCCGCGCGCATCCGCGCGCTGCTCGAGCAGCTGCTGGCAGGCGTTGCGCCGCAGCTGGTGGGCCGCGAGATGATTAAGTTCGGGTAGATCGAATGAGGCAACCATGTCGCAGCGTATTGTGATCGACCCGGTCACGCGGATCGAGGGCCACGCCAAAATTACCATCCACCTCGACGATTCGGGCCAGGTGAGCGAGGCGCGCTTCCATGTAACCGAATTTCGCGGGTTCGAGAAGTTCTGCGAGGGCCGCCCGCTCTGGGAGATGGCCGGCATCACCGCGCGGATCTGCGGGATCTGCCCGATTAGCCACCTGCTGGCCTCGGCTAAGGCCGGCGACCGCATCCTGGCGGTGACGATCCCGCCGGTGGCCGAGAAGCTGCGGCGGATGATGAACCTGGGCCAGATCGTGCAGTCGCATGCGCTGAGCTTCTTCCACCTGAGCGCGCCCGACCTGCTGCTGGGCATGGATAGCGACCCGGCCACGCGCAATGTGCTCGGCCTGATCGCGGCCGAGCCTGAGTTGGCGCGCGGCGGCATTCGGCTGCGCCAATTCGGCCAGGAGATTATCGAGGCGCTTGGTGGCCAGAAGATCCACCCGGCCTGGGCTGTGCCGGGTGGCGTGCGCGCGCCGCTGAGCAGCGCCGGGCACGCACACATCCGCGAGCGCCTGCCCGAGGCCCGCACGATCGCGCTTGATGCGCTTGGCCGCTTCAAGCGGCTGCTCGAGCAGCACCGTGAAGCGGCCCATATCTTCGGTAACTTCCCGAGCCTGTTTATGGGCCTGGTCGCGCCCGATGGGGCCTGGGAGCACTACGACGGCCATATTCGCTTTGTCGATAGCGCCGGCAACATCATTGACGACCGGCTCGACCCGGCGCGCTACCGCGAGTATATCGGCGAGGCGGTCGAGCCATGGTCGTACCTGAAGTTCCCATTCTACCGGCCGATGGGCTACCCCGACGGCAGCTACCGCGTCGGGCCGCTGGCACGGCTAAATATCTGCTCGCGTATCGGCACGCCGCTGGCCGATGCCGAGCTGCGCGAGTTCCGCGACCATGGCCACGGCACGGTTACGTCGTCGTTCTTCTTCCACTACGCCCGGCTGATCGAGATTCTGGCGGCGATCGAGCGGATCGAGCTGCTGCTCGACGACCCCGACCTGGCGCCGGGCCAGGCGCTGCCGCTGCGCGCCGACGCTGGTGTCAACCAGCTGGTGGGCGTTGGCGTGAGCGAGGCCCCGCGCGGCACACTCTTTCACGACTATCAGG
The sequence above is drawn from the Candidatus Kouleothrix ribensis genome and encodes:
- a CDS encoding Ni/Fe hydrogenase subunit alpha, whose translation is MSQRIVIDPVTRIEGHAKITIHLDDSGQVSEARFHVTEFRGFEKFCEGRPLWEMAGITARICGICPISHLLASAKAGDRILAVTIPPVAEKLRRMMNLGQIVQSHALSFFHLSAPDLLLGMDSDPATRNVLGLIAAEPELARGGIRLRQFGQEIIEALGGQKIHPAWAVPGGVRAPLSSAGHAHIRERLPEARTIALDALGRFKRLLEQHREAAHIFGNFPSLFMGLVAPDGAWEHYDGHIRFVDSAGNIIDDRLDPARYREYIGEAVEPWSYLKFPFYRPMGYPDGSYRVGPLARLNICSRIGTPLADAELREFRDHGHGTVTSSFFFHYARLIEILAAIERIELLLDDPDLAPGQALPLRADAGVNQLVGVGVSEAPRGTLFHDYQVDREGLIRRVNLLIATGQNNLAMNRTVAQIARYYVHGPQIAEGMLNRVEAGIRAFDPCLSCSTHAVGTMPLQVVLVGPDGAVLDEARR
- a CDS encoding oxidoreductase — protein: MSKLRLATVWLGGCSGCHMSLLDIDEWLIELAGQVDLVYSPLVDAKEYPTGVDLVLVEGAVANQDHLRMIREVRERSKLLISFGDCAVTGNVTALRNVLGTAAPILQMVYAERADIQPQLPYEPGIVPVLLDRVEPVHAIVPVDLYLPGCPPPAARIRALLEQLLAGVAPQLVGREMIKFG
- the hoxU gene encoding bidirectional hydrogenase complex protein HoxU, coding for MAVKTLSIDSKLVSAREDQTVLQAAREAGVHIPTLCHLDGISEAGACRLCLVEIGGSPKLQPACVTRVAEGMDVRTNTERLRDYRRMIVELLFAERNHVCSVCVANGHCELQDLAIEVGMDHVRFEYVFPQCDVDITHPRFGIDQSRCVLCTRCVRVCDEVEGVHTWDIAGRGAGARVITDLNQPWGSAQSCTSCGKCALACPTGAIFRRGSTVAEMERDSSRIAYIVSARGERW